A part of Marinomonas rhizomae genomic DNA contains:
- a CDS encoding putative bifunctional diguanylate cyclase/phosphodiesterase: protein MSTVVDRKVKEDAIGLLKSHSIAGFFINIITSAFLAFGFEKNIDQDAKVTWWLVMVSIMICRAICFFFGQHFFAKNSKYDLYVFSVGAVATALMWSFYPLYFYQNASDLELTSTMVVIAGFAGGSAIILAANKVLATFYVLVLLLPYSILLTLSDEASHQSLGFLGLFFALFVFIKAIKFADFTIDVISTKHQNALLLSSMEQKIQERTEALITLSNIDSLTNLLNRKAFLEQFNALIHNQPETQSFAVLFVDLDGFKGINDTLSHEIGDQVLIMAATRIKNFNSESQLVCRWGGDEFIVVLPHKSVSQTSAFARDLIEKISEPYFDHNYRVTIGATIGISIYPEHSQRKEVLIQHADMAMYQQKRHAQGSVGYFNETLRLQLQREFNLRDQLITAIDREELRLVYQPIVNAKTGKPDAFEALLRWNSAFGPIAPDQFIPIAEQYGQIKSIGLWVLEQACQQAKKFQLISPNLTMCVNVSVAQFQDEDFVEQISNIFQKYDFAPSGLNIEITESFFASDKLGLMQKIKALQKMGVQISIDDFGTGYSSLSSIQDMGVDIVKIDKSFVDTIQGSGLSIITAVLLIAKELNYQVVVEGVETEEQANVLRDLNVTYLQGYYFSRPIESEQALEYLEAL from the coding sequence ATGTCAACAGTTGTAGATAGAAAAGTAAAAGAAGATGCTATTGGTTTACTAAAAAGTCATTCAATAGCCGGATTTTTCATAAACATCATTACCAGTGCTTTTTTGGCTTTTGGTTTTGAAAAAAACATTGATCAGGACGCAAAAGTGACTTGGTGGCTTGTCATGGTCAGTATCATGATTTGTCGTGCTATATGCTTTTTTTTCGGCCAACATTTTTTTGCTAAAAACTCGAAATACGACTTGTATGTATTTTCTGTTGGAGCCGTTGCGACTGCATTAATGTGGTCTTTTTATCCATTGTATTTTTATCAAAATGCCAGCGACCTAGAGTTGACGAGCACTATGGTTGTCATCGCCGGTTTTGCAGGTGGTTCAGCGATTATTCTTGCAGCAAATAAAGTATTAGCGACTTTTTATGTGCTTGTTTTGCTTTTGCCTTACTCGATATTGCTGACGCTTTCTGATGAAGCATCGCATCAGTCTTTGGGTTTTCTTGGTCTTTTTTTCGCGTTATTCGTTTTTATTAAGGCGATTAAATTTGCCGATTTTACTATCGATGTGATTTCCACCAAACATCAGAACGCCCTGTTATTATCTAGTATGGAGCAAAAAATACAGGAACGTACAGAGGCACTCATTACGCTTTCAAATATAGATTCACTCACTAATCTTTTGAATCGTAAAGCATTTTTAGAGCAGTTTAATGCATTAATACACAACCAGCCAGAAACACAATCCTTCGCTGTTTTGTTCGTCGACTTAGATGGCTTTAAAGGGATTAATGATACGTTAAGTCATGAAATAGGCGATCAAGTTTTAATAATGGCAGCCACCCGTATTAAAAATTTCAACAGCGAATCTCAGCTTGTTTGTCGTTGGGGTGGGGATGAATTTATTGTTGTATTGCCTCATAAGAGTGTTTCTCAGACCTCAGCTTTTGCCCGAGACTTGATTGAAAAAATATCAGAGCCTTATTTTGATCATAACTATCGAGTGACAATTGGTGCCACTATTGGTATCTCGATTTATCCAGAACACAGCCAGCGTAAAGAGGTGTTAATTCAGCATGCTGATATGGCGATGTATCAACAAAAGCGCCATGCACAGGGCAGTGTAGGTTATTTTAATGAGACTTTGCGTTTGCAACTACAGCGTGAATTTAATTTACGAGACCAATTAATTACAGCGATTGATAGAGAGGAGTTAAGACTTGTTTATCAGCCGATTGTGAACGCTAAAACAGGAAAACCGGACGCCTTTGAAGCCTTACTGCGCTGGAATAGCGCTTTTGGACCAATAGCACCAGATCAATTTATTCCTATAGCCGAGCAATATGGCCAGATAAAAAGCATTGGTTTGTGGGTGCTAGAGCAAGCGTGTCAACAAGCGAAGAAATTTCAACTCATATCTCCGAATCTGACTATGTGCGTCAATGTCTCTGTGGCACAGTTTCAAGATGAGGATTTTGTCGAGCAAATTTCGAATATCTTCCAAAAATATGATTTTGCCCCTTCCGGCTTGAATATTGAAATCACCGAGTCTTTTTTCGCTTCGGATAAACTGGGTTTAATGCAGAAAATTAAAGCATTGCAGAAAATGGGCGTACAGATTTCTATTGATGACTTTGGAACGGGTTACTCTTCTTTATCTTCTATACAAGATATGGGCGTCGACATCGTTAAAATTGATAAAAGCTTTGTTGATACCATACAAGGCAGCGGGCTCAGTATTATTACTGCCGTACTGCTTATCGCCAAAGAGTTAAATTATCAGGTTGTAGTGGAAGGGGTCGAGACAGAAGAGCAAGCCAATGTCTTACGAGATCTTAATGTCACCTATTTGCAAGGCTATTACTTTTCTCGACCCATTGAGTCAGAACAAGCGTTAGAGTATTTGGAAGCGTTGTAA
- a CDS encoding DUF3237 domain-containing protein: MITAPELKHFATLEIEVAAPQEIGKTLHGERRIIPILGGKVTGDGWQGKVLAGGADYQLIVSPRMSHLDARYAFETDQGERIYIHNEAMRVASAEITQKIKDGELVDPKDVYFRSVPKFETSSERFQWITERVFIGVGIRKPTLVELQIFEVC, encoded by the coding sequence ATGATCACAGCACCGGAGCTTAAACATTTTGCGACGTTAGAAATCGAGGTGGCCGCACCGCAAGAGATTGGTAAAACCCTTCACGGCGAACGTCGCATCATTCCTATCCTAGGCGGCAAGGTCACAGGTGACGGCTGGCAAGGCAAAGTGCTTGCTGGTGGTGCAGATTATCAGCTTATTGTTTCACCAAGAATGTCTCACTTAGATGCTCGCTACGCCTTTGAAACAGACCAAGGTGAACGCATTTACATACACAATGAAGCAATGCGTGTAGCGTCTGCTGAAATAACTCAAAAGATCAAAGACGGCGAGCTCGTGGACCCAAAAGACGTGTATTTTCGCAGTGTACCCAAATTTGAAACCAGTTCAGAGCGCTTTCAGTGGATTACCGAGCGAGTTTTTATTGGTGTCGGCATTCGCAAACCCACATTAGTAGAACTACAAATATTCGAAGTGTGTTAG